One stretch of Enoplosus armatus isolate fEnoArm2 chromosome 1, fEnoArm2.hap1, whole genome shotgun sequence DNA includes these proteins:
- the LOC139285981 gene encoding mesogenin-1-like — MDTSSVPLLNYGLQYQWCSDSDLSSISSLETLSPVPSMDSSLSPSYQQLQQSTPRAAKTGYSQTLKSSSGRGRKSGRAARIRSKQRESASEKEKLRMRDLTKALHHLRSYLPPSVAPAGQTLTKIETLRLTIRYISYLSAQLGLSEEVLFQRREQGDTSASDTSSPDILSYFQHVPMGGQEAQLQDQSLNQSLYTAQCHSQSAMLHSGSCGFGVDQYSRQYIEAPQRDMSMDTILQSPPATQPSCQMSGKDFCMPLVPREYWG; from the exons GCATCTCCTCTCTAGAAACCCTCTCCCCTGTCCCGTCTATGGATTCCAGCCTCTCTCCTTCctaccagcagctgcagcagtccACTCCAAGGGCAGCTAAGACCGGATATTCCCAGACCCTCAAATCCTCGTCTGGACGTGGCCGGAAGTCGGGCCGAGCTGCCCGGATCCGCAGCAAGCAGAGGGAGAGTGCCAGCGAGAAGGAAAAGTTGAGGATGAGGGACCTGACCAAGGCTCTACACCACCTCAGGTCCTACCTCCCGCCCTCGGTGGCACCCGCCGGACAGACCCTGACAAAGATAGAGACCCTCCGCCTCACCATCCGCTACATCTCCTACCTGTCGGCCCAGCTGGGCCTCAGCGAGGAGGTGCTGTTTCAGAGGAGGGAACAAGGAGACACCTCGGCCAGTGACACCTCTTCACCTGACATCCTCAGCTACTTCCAGCACGTCCCCATGGGAGGGCAGGAGGCCCAGCTGCAGGACCAGAGCCTGAACCAGAGCCTGTACACAGCCCAGTGTCACAGCCAGAGCGCCATGCTGCATTCTGGGAGCTGTGGTTTTGGAGTGGATCAGTACAGCAGACAGTACATTGAAGCTCCCCAGAGAGACATGAGCATGGACACCATCTTGCAGTCCCCTCCAGCAACACAGCCCTCCTGTCAG aTGAGCGGCAAAGACTTCTGCATGCCGCTGGTTCCCAGAGAGTATTGGGGTTGA